The following proteins are encoded in a genomic region of Glycine max cultivar Williams 82 chromosome 18, Glycine_max_v4.0, whole genome shotgun sequence:
- the LOC100789307 gene encoding mitotic spindle checkpoint protein MAD2, whose amino-acid sequence MAARTVAKDIITLRGSAAIVSEFFGYAANSILYNRGVYPEESFVKVKKYGLPMLLTEDEGVKSFLANLTAQLSEWLEAGKLQRVVLVIMSKATSEVLERWNFSIETDSEVVEKGVSREKSDKEIMREIQAIMRQIASSITYLPCLDEPCVFDVLAYTDKDVAVPFTWVESDPKLIANPQMVKLHSFDTKIHKVDTLVSYKNDEWDEQ is encoded by the exons ATGGCCGCAAGAACAGTTGCCAAAGACATAATCACTCTTCGCGGTTCCGCAGCAATCGTTAGCGAGTTCTTCG GATATGCTGCCAACAG CATTCTCTACAACCGTGGAGTTTATCCAGAAGAAAGCTTTGTGAAGGTTAAGAAATATGGCCTCCCCATGTTGCTAACGGAAGATGAGGGTGTCAAATCTTTTCTAGCAAATCTAACTGCTCAGCTCTCTG aatggCTTGAAGCTGGCAAGTTGCAGAGGGTGGTCCTTGTTATAATGAGCAAGGCCACCAGTGAAGTGCTTGAAAGGTGGAACTTCAGCATTGAGACTGACAGTGAGGTTGTTGAGAAGGG AGTCTCAAGGGAAAAGAGTGACAAGGAGATCATGAGAGAGATACAAGCGATTATGAGGCAGATTGCTTCAAGTATCACTTATTTGCCATGCCTGGATGAACCTT GTGTTTTTGATGTGTTAGCCTATACTGACAAAGATGTGGCAGTTCCATTCACATGGGTTGAGAGTGATCCAAAACTGATTGCAAATCCGCAAATGGTGAAATTGCATTCCTTTGATACTAAG ATTCACAAGGTTGACACTCTTGTATCATACAAGAATGACGAATGGGATGAGCAGTAG
- the LOC100137074 gene encoding GT-1, producing the protein MYLSEKPRPIDFYKEEGARDMMIEVVSNGDLPPPPPPPPPPMILGESSGEDPEVEIKAPKKRAETWVQDETRSLIGLRREMDSLFNTSKSNKHLWEQISAKMREKGFDRSPTMCTDKWRNLLKEFKKAKHQDRGSGSAKMSYYKEIDEILRERSKNVQYKSPTPPPKVDSFMQFADKGIDDTSISFGPVEATGRPTLNLERSLDHDGHPLAITTADAVAASGVPPWNWRETPGNGGESQSCCGRVISVKWGDYTRRIGIDGTPEAIKEAIRAAFRLRTKRTFWLEDEDQIIRSIDREMPLGNYTLHIDEGMAIKLPLYDEPDHIPVHTEDKIFYTEDDFRDFLTRRGWICLREFDSYRNIDNMDDLRPGAIYRGVS; encoded by the exons ATGTATTTATCGGAGAAGCCTCGCCCCATCGATTTCTACAAGGAGGAAGGCGCGCGTGACATGATGATCGAGGTCGTCTCCAACGGCGACCTCCCTCCTCCGCCTCCTCCGCCGCCTCCGCCGATGATCCTCGGCGAGAGCAGCGGCGAGGACCCCGAGGTCGAGATAAAGGCCCCGAAGAAGCGCGCCGAAACCTGGGTTCAGGACGAGACGCGCTCCCTCATTGGCCTTCGCCGCGAGATGGACTCGCTCTTCAACACCTCCAAGTCCAACAAGCACCTGTGGGAGCAGATATCGGCGAAGATGAGGGAGAAGGGTTTCGACCGTTCTCCCACCATGTGCACCGATAAGTGGCGCAATCTCTTGAAGGAGTTCAAGAAGGCCAAGCACCAGGACCGAGGGAGTGGCTCCGCGAAGATGTCGTATTACAAGGAGATTGACGAGATCCTCAGAGAGAGGAGCAAGAATGTGCAGTATAAGAGCCCTACTCCTCCGCCCAAGGTTGATTCCTTTATGCAGTTTGCTGATAAAG GTATTGATGATACCAGCATCTCTTTTGGGCCTGTTGAAG CTACTGGAAGACCAACACTCAATCTTGAGAGAAGTTTGGATCATGATGGACATCCTCTTGCCATTACCACAGCTGATGCTGTTGCAGCAAGTGGAGTCCCTCCTTGGAATTGGAGAGAGACTCCTGGAAATG GTGGAGAAAGTCAGTCATGTTGTGGAAGGGTTATATCGGTTAAATGGGGTGATTATACAAGGCGAATAGGTATTGATGGCACCCCAGAAGCCATTAAAGAAGCAATTAGGGCTGCTTTTAGGTTGAGAACTAAACGTACATTTTGGTTGGAGGATGAAGATCAGATTATCAGAAGTATCGACCGTGAAATGCCTTTAGGAAATTACACTCTTCACATTGATGAAG GAATGGCCATTAAATTACCCCTCTATGATGAGCCTGACCATATACCTGTGCATACTGAAGATAAGATATTTTACACTGAAGACGATTTCCGTGATTTTCTGACCCGCCGGGGTTGGATATGTTTAAGAGAATTTGACAGCTATAGAAATATTGACAATATGGATGATCTTCGACCCGGTGCCATATATCGTGGTGTGAGTTGA